In the Campylobacter lari genome, GATAATCCAAATAATAGCTTTTTTAATAAAAATCCTATTTTTATTTTCGCTATTTTTGCCATTGTGATGATTCTTTTATTTAAAGGATTTTCAGATGATGGTAGCATGGGTATTATGGGCGGAGAAAATACCAAAAAAGTTACTTATTCTGAATTAAAAACTTTAATCGAAAACAATCAAATTGCCCAAGTTAACATAGGTCAAACTACTATAAAAGCTGTATCTAAAACAGGAAATATGGTATATATTACTAAAAAAGTTCCAAATGATGCTACTTTTGTACCTTTGCTTGATTCAAAAGGCGTTTCTTATGGAGCTTTTAATGAAAGTAATTGGTTTATAGATATCTTGCTTTCTTGGGTTTTACCGGTATTTATTTTCTTTGGTATATGGATGTTTTTAGCTTCTCGTATGCAAAAAAACATGGGCGGATCCATACTTGGTATAGGAAGCTCTAAAAAACTTGTAAATTCAGAAAAACCAAAAGTTAAATTCAATGATGTTGCAGGTGTTGAAGAAGCAAAAGAAGAAGTTAAAGAAATAGTTGATTTTTTAAAATATCCCGAAAGATATATCAATCTTGGAGCAAAAATTCCAAAAGGACTTTTGCTTGTAGGTCCTCCAGGTACGGGTAAAACTTTACTTGCAAAAGCAGTGGCAGGCGAAGCTGATGTACCATTTTTTAGCGTATCAGGTTCATCTTTCATAGAAATGTTTGTGGGTGTTGGAGCTAGTAGGGTTAGAGATTTATTTGAAAATGCTAAAAAAGAAGCTCCAGCTATTGTATTTATAGATGAAATTGATGCTATAGGTAAATCACGTGCCGCAAGTGGCATGATGGGTGGAAACGATGAAAGAGAGCAAACCTTAAATCAACTTCTAGCAGAAATGGACGGCTTTGGCACTGAAAGCTCACCAGTAATCGTACTAGCAGCGACAAACCGTCCTGAAGTCTTAGATGCGGCATTGCTTAGACCGGGACGTTTTGATAGACAAGTTTTAGTAGATAAGCCTGATTTTAAAGGTAGATGTGATATTTTAAAAGTTCATATGAAAGATGTTAAAATTTCACCTGAAGTAAAGGTAGAAGATATCGCAAGATTAACAGCAGGACTTGCGGGTGCTGATTTAGCAAATATCATTAACGAAGCAGCTTTACTTGCAGGTAGGGATTCTAAAAAACATGTAGAACAAAAAGACTTGGTTGAAGCAGTAGAAAGAGCTATAGCGGGACTTGAGAAAAAATCACGTAGAATTAACGATAAAGAGAAAAAAATCGTAACTTATCATGAATGCGGCCATGCTTTAATCGCTGAAACCACAAAAGGTGCCAAAAAAGTAAGTAAAGTTTCTGTTATACCGCGTGGTTTGGCAGCTTTAGGATATACACTCAATACCCCTGAAGAAAATAAATTTTTAATGCAAAAACATGAGCTTTTAGCTGAAGTTGATGTGCTTTTAGGTGGGCGTGCAGCTGAAGAAATTTTCATTAAAGAAATTTCAACTGGTGCAAGCAATGACCTTGAGCGTGCAACTGATATCATAAAAGCTATGATTTCTATGTATGGTATGAGTGAAATCGCGGGTTTAATGGTGCTTGAAAAACAAAGAAATACTTTCTTAAGTGGCGGACAAACCATCAAAGATTATTCTGATAAAATGGCTCAAGATTTAGATGAGTATGTAAAGAAAACCTTAGATGAACGCTATGCGGGTGTAAAAGAAATTTTAAAAACTTATAGTGGTGCTATAGAAGTAATGGTGCAAGCACTCTATGAAGAAGAAACTATTGATGGTGCTAAAGTAAGAGAGATTATTAAAAACTATGAAGAAGAAAATAATCTTCCAACGCGCTTAGAAGAAAAAGAGCAAGAAGCTACTAAGGATAACTAATGAAAACAAATTTTATTGCAAAGGCTGGCTGGAATTTACTCATAGTTCTAGCTATAGTTTTTGCAATAGCTCAATTTATATGGGGATTTTCTTGGCTTTTATGGTGTATTTTTATACTTTTTGCTTGTCTTTTTAGAACTAGTAAAGTTGATTATATAGCAGATCCAAATACTATCATAGCACCCATAGAAGGAAAAATAAAAAGCATTAAAACAAGCTCATATAAAGAGCTTGGCGAATGTATAGAAGTACAAATTATAAATAATATCGTTCATCAAGGCAATATCATAGCTCCACTTGATATGGATATAGAAGAAACTAGACTAAGACACGGACTTTTTTTATGTCCATTTATGAAAAATACAAATTTAATGGGCGAAAGAATGCTATTTTTAGCACGCTCTAAAGGCAAACAATGGGCATTACGCATCATTTTTGGTGCTTTAAATAGAAAAGCTCATATTGATGATTTTGGCCATCATTTAAACCATGGACAAAATATAGGTTTTATGTTTGATGGTAGCGTGAGTTTATTGCTTCCAAAAGATACTAGAATTTGTGTAAATGAAAATGACAAAGTACGCATTGGTGCATTGATAGGGTATTTAAATCCATGAATTTTAAACTAATTTATATTTTGCCTAATCTTTTTACAGCTGCTTCTATATTTTTAGGCATTATTTCAGTGATTGCTTCTATTAATCAAAATTTTGATAAAGCATTAATTTATATCATTTTATCATTAATTTGCGATGGCTTAGATGGACGCGTTGCAAGAGCTACAAATTCAACTTCTAAATTTGGAGTTGAATTTGATTCATTAGCAGATTTAATAGCCTTTGGTGTTGCACCTGCTATACTTTTTTATATGAGCATAGGTTATGAATATGGTCGTTTTGGCTCCTTAATAGCAGGTTTGTTTGTAGTTTTTGGTGCCATACGCTTAGCAAGATTTAATGTCACCACAGGCACTTATGAGCCTTCAGTTTTTATAGGACTTCCCATACCAACAGCTGCAGTTGTAAGTTCTTTATGGGTTAGTGCTTATTTATATTATGATTTTTTACATGATTTTTCTTTAATGATAGTATGCATTCAAATACTTTTAGCTTTTTTAATGGTAAGTAATATAAGATACCCTAGTTTTAAAAAAATCGATTTAAAACGTGCAAATGTTTTAAAAGTGTTAATCCTTTTGGTAGTCTTATTTTCTATGCTTTATTTGTATTTTTTAGAAAGTGCATTAATCGTTGCAAGCTTATATGTGTTTTATGGAATCGCACGCAGTTTTTTTACCTTAGCACGTAAATTTAAAAAAGATTAAATTTTATTTTCACTTCATTTTTTAATAATATACTTTTTATTATTTTAAAAAAGGAGTTAAAAAATGAATAAGAACAAATTATTCAGACAAATTCACATTTACATTAGCTTATTTTTCTTGCCACTAGCATTTTTATACGCTGTTACTGGTTTTGCCTATATAGCTGGTTTTGATGGAGAAAGTGGAGCTAAAATTCAAAGTCAAAAAGTTCAAGCCATTATCCAAGAAGGTGCTGAAGCTGAATTTTTAATTGATTTTTTAAAGAAAAATAACTTAAAACTTCCTTCATCTTTAGAACCAAAACTTAATAAAAAAGGTGATGGTATAGAGCTTGGTGCCATAAACTATACTGCAAGTATTGTTAAAGTAGATGAAAATAACTATGAAATTATTACAAAAGAAAGAAGCTTACTTGGTAATATGATTTTACTTCATAAAGACAAAGGTATGTGGTACTTTTCTGTGCTTGGATTGGCTTTTGCACTTGCTATGATAATCCTTTATATTTCAGGACTTTTAATCACTATCATAGCTATACGCAAAGACAGAGGTAAACAAATAGCGGTTTTAGGTGCTGGTTTTGTTATAACTTTAATCATAGCTTATCTTAGTGTATAAATTTAAGGTATATCTTATAAACAATAAGATATACTTTCCCTTTTAATACGGACAGATGGGTGAGTGGCTGAAACCACACCCCTGCTAAGGGTGCAGATCTTAACGGGTCTCGAGGGTTCAAATCCCTCTCTGTCCGCCACCTTATAAAATTCATTTCCTTTCAT is a window encoding:
- the ftsH gene encoding ATP-dependent zinc metalloprotease FtsH; the encoded protein is MNKKPNEPKDNPNNSFFNKNPIFIFAIFAIVMILLFKGFSDDGSMGIMGGENTKKVTYSELKTLIENNQIAQVNIGQTTIKAVSKTGNMVYITKKVPNDATFVPLLDSKGVSYGAFNESNWFIDILLSWVLPVFIFFGIWMFLASRMQKNMGGSILGIGSSKKLVNSEKPKVKFNDVAGVEEAKEEVKEIVDFLKYPERYINLGAKIPKGLLLVGPPGTGKTLLAKAVAGEADVPFFSVSGSSFIEMFVGVGASRVRDLFENAKKEAPAIVFIDEIDAIGKSRAASGMMGGNDEREQTLNQLLAEMDGFGTESSPVIVLAATNRPEVLDAALLRPGRFDRQVLVDKPDFKGRCDILKVHMKDVKISPEVKVEDIARLTAGLAGADLANIINEAALLAGRDSKKHVEQKDLVEAVERAIAGLEKKSRRINDKEKKIVTYHECGHALIAETTKGAKKVSKVSVIPRGLAALGYTLNTPEENKFLMQKHELLAEVDVLLGGRAAEEIFIKEISTGASNDLERATDIIKAMISMYGMSEIAGLMVLEKQRNTFLSGGQTIKDYSDKMAQDLDEYVKKTLDERYAGVKEILKTYSGAIEVMVQALYEEETIDGAKVREIIKNYEEENNLPTRLEEKEQEATKDN
- a CDS encoding phosphatidylserine decarboxylase, producing the protein MKTNFIAKAGWNLLIVLAIVFAIAQFIWGFSWLLWCIFILFACLFRTSKVDYIADPNTIIAPIEGKIKSIKTSSYKELGECIEVQIINNIVHQGNIIAPLDMDIEETRLRHGLFLCPFMKNTNLMGERMLFLARSKGKQWALRIIFGALNRKAHIDDFGHHLNHGQNIGFMFDGSVSLLLPKDTRICVNENDKVRIGALIGYLNP
- the pssA gene encoding CDP-diacylglycerol--serine O-phosphatidyltransferase, which encodes MNFKLIYILPNLFTAASIFLGIISVIASINQNFDKALIYIILSLICDGLDGRVARATNSTSKFGVEFDSLADLIAFGVAPAILFYMSIGYEYGRFGSLIAGLFVVFGAIRLARFNVTTGTYEPSVFIGLPIPTAAVVSSLWVSAYLYYDFLHDFSLMIVCIQILLAFLMVSNIRYPSFKKIDLKRANVLKVLILLVVLFSMLYLYFLESALIVASLYVFYGIARSFFTLARKFKKD
- a CDS encoding membrane protein, with product MNKNKLFRQIHIYISLFFLPLAFLYAVTGFAYIAGFDGESGAKIQSQKVQAIIQEGAEAEFLIDFLKKNNLKLPSSLEPKLNKKGDGIELGAINYTASIVKVDENNYEIITKERSLLGNMILLHKDKGMWYFSVLGLAFALAMIILYISGLLITIIAIRKDRGKQIAVLGAGFVITLIIAYLSV